From a region of the Zingiber officinale cultivar Zhangliang chromosome 10B, Zo_v1.1, whole genome shotgun sequence genome:
- the LOC122030089 gene encoding protein ALTERED PHOSPHATE STARVATION RESPONSE 1-like, with protein MGCWHSRLERQEVVSRCKARRRYMKHLVQGRRDFALAHSLYLRSLRATGAALLQFANAETYNHNNNDHHHLPLLSSPSPSSSPPPLPSPPPPPTPPAPQPPASAKSPISDNWTSSLTASSPILHPPPPPPPSSSWDFWDPFVPSFSRSATDECEEVTTTVSEVTVAPAAVLPPAVASNKTKDITSERTVVVIPRANKDLSEIVKELDEYFLKAAEAGRRVSFILEAPNSDLSFNQGIGGKMSGYGKNLNPLHWSWRSNSKTCGDFTGFGNCGEGMRGDNGSGSCSGVAADSVSHTSTVEKLYAWEKKLYLEVKNAETIKEEHEKRVALLRKQEAKGVDYMKVEKNKMEIESLESKMMVASQAIETTSSAIIKLREVELFPQLLELVTGLMTMWRSMYECHQVQTHIVQQLEYLNCALSSQSTSDALRQAALQLELEVDRWYSSFCSLIKSQREYIYALAGWLRLSLFQCHHDPLTKCDPNSEIYSLSEEWQLAFDRIPDKVASEGIKSFLTVINAIVVQQSEEQKQKKRSEAAFKELEKRSEELRSMESKYGLFFEAEGHSDVARRSLVVEKRAKVEALKTKAEEEKSKYEKSVGVTRAMTLNNLQTGFPNIFQAMTGFASVCMQAFESLYNHHRCLNQILDPKRLLA; from the exons ATGGGGTGCTGGCATTCCCGGCTGGAGAGGCAGGAGGTGGTGTCGCGGTGCAAAGCCCGGCGGCGATACATGAAGCATCTTGTGCAGGGACGGAGAGACTTTGCCCTAGCCCATTCCCTTTACCTTCGCTCTCTCCGCGCCACCGGCGCCGCCCTGCTCCAGTTCGCTAACGCCGAGACctacaaccacaacaacaacgaCCACCACCACCTCCCGCTCCTCTCTTCCCCTTCCCCATCTTCGTCTCCGccaccccttccctctcctccacctcctcctacGCCACCAGCGCCACAGCCTCCGGCTTCAGCAAAGAGCCCGATTTCTGACAACTGGACCTCCTCTCTCACTGCCTCCTCGCCCATTCTTCACCCGCCGCCACCTCCGCCGCCTTCTTCAAGTTGGGATTTTTGGGATCCGTTCGTCCCGTCCTTTTCTCGCTCGGCCACTGACGAGTGTGAGGAGGTCACTACCACCGTATCGGAAGTCACCGTGGCGCCTGCGGCGGTGCTTCCACCAGCGGTTGCCAGCAACAAGACGAAGGATATAACCAGTGAACGAACAGTGGTTGTTATCCCCAGGGCCAACAAGGATCTGTCGGAGATTGTTAAAGAGCTCGATGAGTACTTCCTCAAGGCAGCTGAGGCCGGAAGAAGGGTTTCCTTCATCCTAGAAGCTCCAAATTCTGATCTTTCTTTTAACCAAGGAATTGGTG gaaaaatgtcTGGCTATGGCAAGAATTTAAATCCACTTCATTGGTCCTGGAGATCCAACTCTAAGACTTGTGGTGATTTCACCGGCTTTGGGAATTGTGGAGAGGGGATGAGGGGAGACAATGGAAGTGGGAGCTGCAGTGGAGTTGCAGCTGATAGTGTGAGTCATACCTCCACTGTGGAGAAACTCTATGCTTGGGAGAAGAAGCTGTATCTTGAGGTTAAG AATGCTGAAACGATCAAGGAGGAGCATGAGAAGAGGGTGGCACTATTGAGGAAGCAAGAAGCTAAAGGAGTAGACTATATGAAGGTGGAGAAGAACAAGATGGAGATCGAGAGTTTGGAATCCAAAATGATGGTAGCATCACAGGCTATAGAAACCACATCCTCTGCAATCATTAAGCTGAGGGAGGTTGAGCTCTTCCCTCAGCTTCTGGAATTAGTCACTGG TTTGATGACCATGTGGAGGAGCATGTACGAGTGCCATCAGGTTCAGACACACATTGTTCAACAACTCGAGTACTTGAACTGTGCACTGTCCTCACAATCTACAAGTGATGCACTCCGACAAGCTGCTCTCCAGCTAGAACTGGAGGTTGATCGTTGGTACTCGTCTTTCTGCAGCCTCATCAAGTCCCAGCGAGAATACATATATGCTCTAGCAGGCTGGCTCCGTTTGTCTCTCTTCCAGTGCCACCATGATCCTCTCACAAAATGTGATCCCAACTCAGAAATTTATTCATTGAGTGAAGAATGGCAGCTTGCCTTTGATCGAATTCCTGACAAAGTAGCCTCAGAAGGAATTAAAAGCTTCCTGACTGTTATCAATGCCATTGTCGTTCAGCAATCAGAGGAGCAAAAGCAAAAGAAAAGGTCAGAAGCAGCATTCAAAGAGCTTGAGAAGAGGTCTGAAGAGCTCAGATCAATGGAGTCGAAGTATGGCCTCTTCTTCGAAGCTGAAGGTCATAGTGATGTGGCACGAAGATCTCTTGTAGTAGAGAAGCGTGCGAAGGTGGAAGCTCTAAAGACAAAGGCCGAGGAAGAGAAGAGCAAATATGAGAAGAGTGTTGGAGTTACAAGAGCGATGACACTGAACAACCTACAAACAGGGTTCCCCAACATTTTCCAAGCAATGACCGGCTTCGCTAGTGTGTGCATGCAGGCATTCGAGTCACTGTATAACCATCACAGATGTTTGAATCAAATCCTTGATCCAAAGAGACTTCTGGCCTGA